Part of the Candoia aspera isolate rCanAsp1 chromosome 1, rCanAsp1.hap2, whole genome shotgun sequence genome, TAGGCAGGGGGGAGAATAAGCATTTGGAAGAGCATGGAATttaagtgggggaaaaaagaaaaaaaccagaccTTTTTCTTAGTTAATTGTAACACAGACAAACCTTATGATAAATGCTGCCAACAAAACGTAATTATTAAATAAAGCAAGCCATCCTATTAAGGTTGGGCGGGCGGGTGTAAAAACGTTGAAATGGCAGTTACTACCAAACAAtcaaagggatggggctttgattgtatggTGGCTAACACCACCTCAACTCCTCTCCTGCATACCATAGTCTCCTATTTGATTAAAGCCATATTTGGCACAGGTTTGGTGGGGGAAGGCATCCAAATTATGGGTGTTGTGGGACAATGCAGCAACAGAgtccttatttattttatcttaacaatccaaaaaacaatgaCCATTATTTAGATACAAAATGTGGTCAAAAAAAGCAGAGACAAAAAACATATTAAGCCAAAAGGCTGAGTTAGGCCTACGAGGCCTTGTTTATATGGATATATTCCCCTAGCCTGTTTCAGTTAAAATTAGTCATTCTGTACAGTAGTTGGATGAATCAATATAGCTTAAATTAATAGCTAGTAATTTGATTTACATATGACTAATTTGGAATCAGAACTAATGTATGCAATTTTCTTGTTTTGGCAATATATAAGTGGCCACCTGACTTGACATTCTTTCTCTTAAATTACACTGAGGAATCAATTTAATTCAAATCTACATTCCCAGAAAGCTTGGATTGACAGAATAGGGGGCTTGGCTGCAGTGGCCAAATTAACCAAGACAGATCCCCAACTGAAGATTCTGCAGGCAGCCCCCCAGATGTGGGGCCACAGCCCCTCCAAAGCTGCTGCAATTTTTAATACACTAGAAAATAAAATTCTCATGCAGAGTGGGGTAATCTTATTCCCTGTATCAAATTAGTTTaatcaaacataaataaaattaaacctaAACCTAATCAAATTTACTTTTCTCCTTAGCCTCATCCACTTCTTTTTCTGGCCCATTTCTGTTACCATGCCTGACAGGCCACTAAAATGCCAAGTACAGTTCTCAGCCAtaaggacaaaagaaaaaagacaggctGAATAATTGAAATCGTTTTACTGAACAGTGTAATAATAATTTAGTATACCCAAATGAGAAATGTTATTTTTCATTGTTCTGAATGAAGCTATGAAGCTGACACTATGATAACACAAGAAGCTGTTAAGTATGACACACTGTATACTTGTCTGTGTTATATCAAGAACTGTACCTAAATTCTGGAtcttacacacatatacacaatgcAGTTGTGGAGCCTGCCAGGGGAAATGGCAAAATTCTGAGAAGTAATTCTCCCCAGCGTATCTCCTGGAAGCTTCTCCATGCTTTTGGACACGAGTTAAGCTTGCAGTAATGAAACAGGGCCCACAATGAAAATGACGGTTGAGGACTGGGTCATAGAATATGCTAGGAAAAGGATGTTTGAGAAATATCAGTTAAAACTACTTCAGAAAACTgaaattattcctttttaaaaactaggGAAATCAAAGTCTGAGGTGACACACTTTCATGGAACTAGGAGAAAGTGCTACGGCTATATGTGTAAACTAAATGATAGGATATCAGAGGAAGTCTAAAGGAATCTTATCCCATCTGATAATACCATAATCCAGTTGCTTGGTTGAACACTATTTCTACCATATAAATAGAAATGTAATCAGTAGTTTTCTTCAACAGCTTACTCTTAAAAACAGTTAAGAAGCATTATAGCTGCAATTTTGAAGCAGTAATAGTAGCCTATGATATAAACTAACACACACAATGCCTTTAGAGCATTCTTTAAAAGTGGTACACAAATATCTGTATATCATTATTGCTACCACCATCATTCAGGAGTGATATGTATATAGTACTTTGGATCCAGGGTAGCTTTTCTATAAGCAGACGGGCTCCATCAAACCACAGAGAGACTGAAAATATAAGGAAGGTTTCTACTTAAAAGAGAAGGACAGGATTATTGTCaatattctctctttcttccaccttTGATGCCACGTCCCATGCTGTTTTGAAAGATGCTTCAGCTTACAGAAGCAGAGAGTGGATAAGAGGGGAAATTGGTGAAATCTGTTCCCCACCTTTCATTAGTGGTCCTCTCCTTCCAAGAAATCAGATATCCTTCGTCCTTCATTGGAGCATTTAAGATTCAAACATATTATCCTTTCTCATGTCAAATTCCTGAGGAACAATTTCAGAGAAGAAGTGCCCTCAGCACAGAGCTGATACACTGTACTGCTACATCACCAAGAAACTTCTCACATTcaggcagaatttttaaaaatgaaagaagggaACAGGTTACCACAATTACTGAACATGGAATAGATCAATAGTTTCCCACTATTCTGAAGTtggatacacacacatataccctcAGAAGAAGTATATGATATGAAATAAGCATAATACAGATTTGAAAGCAAATAAAACCTGCCAAACACATATCAGGAAGAAACAGGATTCCCACTCCGCATTATAGTAGCTTTGCCCCATCCACTGCAGCTCCTGCTGTACCCTCCCAAATGGGTGTGATCCTCAGCCATTGAAAGGAAACATTTGCCCATATTTGGAGTTGGCAAGACAAGAGATATTAGAAGCCTGTTCCACTCAAAATGTGTGGTGCGCCTGTGTAAATATGGGAGATTTTAAGCAATTTGAACATTAATATGAGTTTTAAGTATAACAGCCATTAATGAGCAAGCACATAGCATAGTTTCAACTCTGTATGGAGTTGGGCTTCAAGAGGAAGTTAGTCAAACAGAGGTAGTTGAAGATTGTGGTTTTGCATTTGACAGGTACAGCATGGTGTGTATTTTGTCTTTGGGCTTCTTTGTAACCAATCATATTTTTACACATTTGTAGTTTCTTGTTGCTTGATAATAAATACACTCTGTTTCCTGTGTACTGGGGTCTTGCCCATGGAATGTTACTGAATGTGTCCAAGTCTGCTTGACTTGGCTTTGCAAACCCATAATAAATTTTGGAGACTGAAGTACTGTGTGTCATTGTTGTAGACCAACAAACCTCACGACTGACTTGGAGAtagagaagggagaagaaagtgTAAGTTGAAAttggaatgaaaataaattcagaagtTCCCTCTTACAGATTTTTCTCAAACATAAGCAATAACTTTAAGTTTACTCTGAATCTGTTCGATATACTGTgaggaaaaaataaacacaaaatataTCATGATAGACGGGATGAGGCAACTTTGTTTTATGTAATTGGGCCCcagtgaaaaaaatgttacagaCTAAGGGAAATCATATGCATAACAGCTGGGCCCCATACATTCTATAGATTTTTAACTGAGAGTTCTTGACTTATAGCTCATCCAGCATGCAGCTCTAATGTTAGAATGCTCTCCTCCTtattcccctccctttttaaaagagTTCTATTCACTGACCTGAGAGATCTCTTGTTGTTCAGATGCCTATAGTTTAGAATTAGTTTCTTATCGCAAGTAAAATCTTACAGCAATCAATAGAGTATCATTGCTACAGCATCATCAAAACCACTACTTATACAGTATCCACATGTGGGTATATATTTTGAACTAGGAAAAGTTGCAGTTAGATCTCTAGAAACTACTCTGTAGTTATAATATTCTGTTTTAGTCTTTCCAATCCGGTGTTCACCATGCATATTCAGACTTaggtttccagaattcccaactagAAAATTGCAGAGAGTTGTTCTGTATAATGCTAAAATTATCCATGACAGTGTGAAATCATAGCAAAGGAGATGGCCCAGTGAAAAAGTTCAGACTcacaatttttgtttattttgaaaaataaagtttgtTGGCTAGCAAAGATCTCTTAAATGCCTCACTATGTTGGATGCCATTTTCTTTCCTACTTTCCCTTTCTACTGCTATAAGCATACTGCTAGCTATAATGGATATAAACTGCATTCTTTTATAGCTAGCAGCAAATGTTCCATAAAATTATAGAAGGTATTACTATTAGTcttcttatttcctttctttcttttcaaaaggactagatgttttttttaacttacatCTGATAAAAGGTCATGAATCTTTAATACAAAATGAAGCACAGATTCACTGAGTCAGCTGACAAGTCCTGAGATCAAAGATTGGTGCTCACAAAGATTTTCTGCCTTTCTAATACTCCTCAGTGATCATACACAGATTGCATTTTATATGCACTCTACTTAATATAACAGCAGAACCATTtatcttaatttgtttataatttaatAGTTTTACATCCTGgtattgttgtttttcctttgtattttataGAATACAAAgcattgtttctctttttatttctttccacacAAGCTTCAGAATACAGGAAaggtaatgttttaaaatattacataatttCCTACTGTCCTTATTCATCTTGATTTCACTAACATATTACACATTGAAGAAGAAAATCAGAGGCTCAGTTTATTTGCTGTGTGGCCTTTATACATACACTCAGGTCCTTCACACTCACAGCTTAATAAGGCTCAGTAGTTGCACAGGATTATACAGAACTTTCTTAGGGTCAGCACAGTGCATATGTTTCATATTATTATTAAGACTATGTGTTAAGATTATGTGCTGCATGTGTTAGACTTCAAGCAAGTAGAGTCCATTCAAATGGTCCGGCTATTTTGTTGAAGTTACGTGAGCCTTGGGATGACATATATATCCTTCCCTACTCCTCATAATAAAGAAATGGCTATAGGGCTTTGGCCTTCTTTATTCTAACATTATCTGTCATCAGTCATGCTGTAAGATAGTTTGGGCTGGCCTAAAGTTACTCAGTCAGCTTCATAGTCAAGTGGAGGCTTGAACTTGGGCCTCCATAGCCTGAGTCAGTACCTAAACAACTACACATTAGCATACTTTTTCTTCATTATGAGAACACAGGCAAAAGtagtagcaaaaaaaaagaagatgtttgtgtgtgtttgtgtgtatggattccatatatatatggggaaaaaaaagagagtggAAAAATTAGTCCTAGCAGCCAGGAAATGCTTATCAGCAATGCTTCCTTTCTAACTGCTTTCCCATTTGTAAACTGTCAGACCTGGCTGCCTTGCCTAATTAGACTTTCCCCCACGTGGTAACATTCACTTCAAAGTGCAGACCATAAATATTTCATGATGTCACAAAGGCTAATGACAACCCTCTCTGAACTTCCAACCTAATTGCATTTATTAGTCATGGGCtttcttttttgtaaaataaatagcaGACCCAACCTAAGCTAGTTCTGAATATAGACCTTCCTGATTACAAGATAAGTTCAAAATGTGTCTGTGCTTACAAAAGTTTGCCACAATTTTCTGCAGTGCTTTATATTAATCTCAATTAATAATGACTAGAATATCCAAAAGGGTGATGAGGTCATGTGTAGTTTCAATTCACATATGCTTTTGTTCATATATGCACTTCCAGAATGCACTCCTTTTGATAGCACTCTTTCACATACATACTGCTTCATGACACATATGAAATCTTCAGGACACAGTCAAACATAGCATTTTTGTGCTGCATTTTAAGATAATGTCACTCCACAAGGGTCTTCAGCTTTTGATACAGCATTAATTATAAAAGGCTTTGAATATAATACTTTATGAGCAAACAAATTCACACTGCTGATAAGCCACAAAAGTTTAAGTAATACTTACACAATCTCATCATTCTGAAATTCAAGCTCTCCACAAGTGTCCTCGAAGTCCTCTCCGCCTCCTTTGGCTGTGCCTTCAATTGTTTTGTATGGCACAATAACATTTCCTCGAGCTCCGGATGTCCGTagaactttcacttccatggtcCCCACACTCTCACTTACATGAGTGACCGGTTCCTCAAAAGTAAATATGCCAGCATGATCATCATCAAAGATTGTAACTGTAGCTGTAGCAGGTGATCCCAGGCAAGCCACAGCTGCAACATGGTTGCCCTCTAGAACACCTTCTTCAGATTGTTCTGACACTTTCACATTACTGAGGTGAACAAGGAAATTCTCATCTTCCTCAAATATATCATCATCAATTATGCCAACTCTTATTTCTTTTTGTGTCTCACCTGGCTTAAATAGCACTGTCCCTTCAGTGAACTCGTAATCAGACCCCGCATTGGCTGTACCATCTTCTGTTCTGAAGTCAACCAAGACTGTTTTGGTCAAATCACCACCTCGACGGGCAATTGTTAGAGCTACTGTGCCACAGTTCTCAAGGCACTGGTAGGTGCTCTGCTCAAAATAGACTTTACTGACAGGGTCATTGTCTGCCACTTCACAGTTGACCTCATGCATGCTGACTGCTTTTCGTGCTTGGTCAGCTGCGTGTCGCTTCAATATATTGCCAGCTCCAGTCATTAGCCGAGTAGCCTGAATACGATAAAAGGCGCGACTCTTTTGTTGCTGACTCAGCACCTGGTAATTAGCTAGTTCTATCAGCTGTTCAATCTCTTTGTCTGGATGCTTCTGTTTCAATTCCTTAAGGATTCTAGCCATTTCTCTTCTTGCTTCTTCATCATCTTGATCCTTCTCATCTACCTCTAAAACCAGAGTGCCATCCAAGAAACTTTCAACATGGGAATTAATTATCTTTCCATCCATTTCAATGTCAGCTTTGGATGGTGGCCCTTCACCCTCATGTTCAATTATCATGCCCCTTTGCTTGCCAGCTCTGTACTTCTTGTAGACATATTTGTAGAATAAAAGCCTTCGATCAGCAACCCATGCAAACACCACACagataggaaaaaagaagaaagtgagtAAACCTTCCCAGACTTCTACTATCCCAGGTGACATAACTGACAAAATTAGATAAAGCCAAGTATAGGCAAAAATGCTCCAAGCTGCAGTGACAAAAAACACACGAAGATGCTTAATCTTCCTGATTTCCCCATCAGGGACAACATAAACACAAATGGCTATAATGACAAACATATTAAAGGCAGCACTTCCTACAATAGTGCTTGGCCCAAGGTCCCCTGCCTTGAAGCCATGGCCACAGACTTCAATGACAGATAGGAGGATCTCAGGTGCAGAAGAGCCCAAAGCCATCAATGTTAAGTTGGAAACAGTCTCATTCCAAATTCTTACTGTTGTCTTGCTGGTCTCACCGTTGGGTTTCTTGATTGTTATCTCTCTCTCTTGGGATGTAATCACTTCTATGGATGACATGAAGCGGTCTGCTATAATAGACACTCCTAGAAACATATAGACCATGGCCACAAAGTATACAGTAGCTCTTGCTATTTTATCACCAAATGAAGGATCTTGAGGTTCCCAGATGGGCAAAATCACACCTTTCTTACAGATATAGGAACCAGTACATTCTTCAGAATGATTGGTTTCTTCAGGTTGATGTTCTGTGTGTACTTTGTCCACATGGCATAGCAAAAGTACAACAACACTTAAAAGAAGAAGACCACCAGGCAAGGCAGTTGGATTCTTTAATCCCATCATGATTGTTCTGTCAGACCAATTTCCAAATTTTTTCTAACCTGCAGAATACAAAAGTGTAAAAACATATTACCAACATTCAACTGAAGAAAGTTACAGCTTTTATCTTTGTGTAAGGCTCACTCATTTACAGAATCTTTTACATTCTGTGAGCTGCAGTTACAAAACTGAGATCCATAAAGTCATTTTCAGttgattaattatatttttaaatctatAGATCTGCCCTGAAATAATAGTTTTCTGTTTAACTTATATTCAAATTAAAGTCATTGAAACAATGGTATAAGTTAGCCACAGTATTAGCTATTGAAGGCATAAGTTCATCTTTGCTGaaactgtattttatcatttttataaataaataaaatacaatgcaatacTCAGTAACATGTATGATCATATAAAATAATCCAGCTAGAAGAGATAAAGCTGGAACTGTTTCCCACAGTATCTGGATATGTATGAAAATCCCCAAAGCAGAGCATGAGTGCAAAACTCCCTTCTACAACCATTCCCAGTACTAGTTATCTCTATTCTGTGCATTATGTCTTTTATCTACTAACTGATCCATAACAAGCATTCCTCTTTTATATCATGGCCGCTAATGTTTGCTTAggaatatttggggaaaaagttaattaaaagttTTTGAAAAGTCTAAGTAAACAAGGACTTATAAAAGCATTAGCTGCATACTTATTAGAACCTTTCAAgaattctaaaatgttaatgacTAAAGGGCTTATTTTTGACATGAACCATGTTCATTATTCCTCAGCAAGACTTATAtacaaaacagtattttatttttaataacatttttccaGAAATGCTCATGTCTCTAATTTCACTGACAGATTTTAAATAATTCTGATGTAAAACCTACACATGCATAAACTTCCATGGCTAAAGCTACAACACTGAAGACAGGATCAAGCAGCTAGGCATACTAGGGGTTAAAATCAGCAGCACAGTGCCACAGTCCCTTTGTAGGTACGATATGCCTTCATGCAATTCAGACATGAAGGGGAattaactaatttatttatttaggatatttatatcctgccttgagCTTTCTCAGGATAAgtagcaaagaaatacaaaagataaaatagaaagtACAAAATCCTAGGTAGAAATAAAATTCCATGCAAATGTAAAGACATATCTCAAGGCAaagattaaaaacatatttttaagaaTTCTTATGTCAGAAAGACCTCACTGAAACCTTTAGGTAAGCTTCTTCGAGAACAGCAGGGACCTCATCAATTCCCAGCATTGTTGAGGAAATCTAGGCCCCTGAAGGACTCACTgagcctgattttaaaaaagaaaacaagactcTGGAGAAATTGCCACATTTTCCTATCACAAATACCTCTAGTCCCTCCTCTAGCATGGTAATGCTCTGTATCTGAAAGAAGCACTTAGCAAGGTATTCCATTGCCTCTCTCTGCTGCAATTTATTTGTGCTCCCACTTGATAACTTGCTGTAGATTGCTCACAACAAAGGCAAGACAGATTCTCATTAATATGGTTGGAAGGGGAAATAACACACCGTCCCaggcagcagcatccacaggtTCTTTCTACCTTCATTGGAATGTCCAAAGGAGTGTTGCACCTTCACACTACAAATTTCATTCCTTTTGAGATGTATGCGACT contains:
- the SLC8A1 gene encoding sodium/calcium exchanger 1 isoform X1, with translation MMGLKNPTALPGGLLLLSVVVLLLCHVDKVHTEHQPEETNHSEECTGSYICKKGVILPIWEPQDPSFGDKIARATVYFVAMVYMFLGVSIIADRFMSSIEVITSQEREITIKKPNGETSKTTVRIWNETVSNLTLMALGSSAPEILLSVIEVCGHGFKAGDLGPSTIVGSAAFNMFVIIAICVYVVPDGEIRKIKHLRVFFVTAAWSIFAYTWLYLILSVMSPGIVEVWEGLLTFFFFPICVVFAWVADRRLLFYKYVYKKYRAGKQRGMIIEHEGEGPPSKADIEMDGKIINSHVESFLDGTLVLEVDEKDQDDEEARREMARILKELKQKHPDKEIEQLIELANYQVLSQQQKSRAFYRIQATRLMTGAGNILKRHAADQARKAVSMHEVNCEVADNDPVSKVYFEQSTYQCLENCGTVALTIARRGGDLTKTVLVDFRTEDGTANAGSDYEFTEGTVLFKPGETQKEIRVGIIDDDIFEEDENFLVHLSNVKVSEQSEEGVLEGNHVAAVACLGSPATATVTIFDDDHAGIFTFEEPVTHVSESVGTMEVKVLRTSGARGNVIVPYKTIEGTAKGGGEDFEDTCGELEFQNDEIVKFITLRILDREEYEKECSFFLVLEEPIWIRRRMKGGFTITGKPVFRKVHARDHPLPSTVIHIQEENEEKQPLTSKEEEERRIAEMGRPILGEHTKLEVIIEESYEFKNTVDKLIKKTNLALVVGTNSWREQFIEAITVSAGEDDDDDECGEEKLPSCFDYVMHFLTVFWKVLFAFVPPTDYWNGWACFVVSILMIGLLTAFIGDLASHFGCTIGLKDSVTAVVFVALGTSVPDTFASKVAATQDQYADASIGNVTGSNAVNVFLGIGVAWSIAAIYHAANGQPFAVQPGTLAFSVTLFTIFAFISVGVLLYRRRPEIGGELGGPRTAKILTSCLFVLLWLLYIFFSSLEAYCHIKGF
- the SLC8A1 gene encoding sodium/calcium exchanger 1 isoform X2 — encoded protein: MMGLKNPTALPGGLLLLSVVVLLLCHVDKVHTEHQPEETNHSEECTGSYICKKGVILPIWEPQDPSFGDKIARATVYFVAMVYMFLGVSIIADRFMSSIEVITSQEREITIKKPNGETSKTTVRIWNETVSNLTLMALGSSAPEILLSVIEVCGHGFKAGDLGPSTIVGSAAFNMFVIIAICVYVVPDGEIRKIKHLRVFFVTAAWSIFAYTWLYLILSVMSPGIVEVWEGLLTFFFFPICVVFAWVADRRLLFYKYVYKKYRAGKQRGMIIEHEGEGPPSKADIEMDGKIINSHVESFLDGTLVLEVDEKDQDDEEARREMARILKELKQKHPDKEIEQLIELANYQVLSQQQKSRAFYRIQATRLMTGAGNILKRHAADQARKAVSMHEVNCEVADNDPVSKVYFEQSTYQCLENCGTVALTIARRGGDLTKTVLVDFRTEDGTANAGSDYEFTEGTVLFKPGETQKEIRVGIIDDDIFEEDENFLVHLSNVKVSEQSEEGVLEGNHVAAVACLGSPATATVTIFDDDHAGIFTFEEPVTHVSESVGTMEVKVLRTSGARGNVIVPYKTIEGTAKGGGEDFEDTCGELEFQNDEIVKFITLRILDREEYEKECSFFLVLEEPIWIRRRMKGGFTITEENEEKQPLTSKEEEERRIAEMGRPILGEHTKLEVIIEESYEFKNTVDKLIKKTNLALVVGTNSWREQFIEAITVSAGEDDDDDECGEEKLPSCFDYVMHFLTVFWKVLFAFVPPTDYWNGWACFVVSILMIGLLTAFIGDLASHFGCTIGLKDSVTAVVFVALGTSVPDTFASKVAATQDQYADASIGNVTGSNAVNVFLGIGVAWSIAAIYHAANGQPFAVQPGTLAFSVTLFTIFAFISVGVLLYRRRPEIGGELGGPRTAKILTSCLFVLLWLLYIFFSSLEAYCHIKGF